The Nostoc sp. 'Peltigera membranacea cyanobiont' N6 genome contains the following window.
ATTTTTGAGAGGATTTCCCTGATTATCGAGAAATTCTAGCTTTATCCAGTTTTTACCAGCTTGGAAGCCTTTCAGATAAACTGCTTGCCAGCGATCGAAAACAAAGCTTTCACCATTAATTGTGACGCGGATGCGCCAATCACTAAATCCCTCGTTAGTGTTTTCCTTCAGGGCGAGGTGCAGGGGAGCATTAGTTAGATAAAAGTCCAATAAAATTGGCTCTTCCCCGTAGCTACTTTGAGGACGGCTGTAAGTTAGCAGGGGTAACTTGGGATCTGGGTTATTGTCGTCGGTTTTGGTAAAGACGTGAAATGTTGTCTGGGCATAAGCGCCTTCATTCTTAAAGCTTTCATTCCAAGGACGAGAAGCAAAGACACGCAGAGTATGAGTACCTGGAGACAACTCTGGCAAAACCAAGGGTTGATTCAGGTCGTAAACAGGAATATAAGGTTGATTATCCAGAATTACATGGAGATGCGGCCCCAGTTGTAATTGTGGATCTTTAAATATTGGTAGATCCTTAACCTGAAAACTAGCTGTAACTTTGTTATTTTGGAAAACTTCATCTGGTTTAGGAGTCACAATTGCCACTTGTGGCTGATAAACTTCCAAACTTGGACGCAGTGCTTGGATAACAGATGGTGGGGAGACTTCCGAAAATTGCTTTGAAACTTGAGAAATCTGTGGAGTGTCTTCTCTATATACAGTAGATACTTCCTGGCTATCGGCTTTCTCACCACAACTGGTCAAGCTTAATACCAGCACCAATGTCATAATCCACCTAAGAATCGGGAACCTCTCAGCGAGGAACTTCTCTAACACCCTTTTCTGCCACGAGTTCATGCGTTGCACCCAGTGATAGTCTTCGACAATTGACAGATTATTTTCGCTCAAACTGTCCATCTGGCACTATAGCCCAAAAGGTGAAATCTACCTCACATCCCCTAAGTTTTCCTCTATCTATTTCAGTAAATTTTAAAACAAGTCATACCTTTTACAGCTTTTTACTTACAACAATGGAAATATGACACAAATGTTCATAAGTAATAGCAGTAAAAGCTGTAAGCCAAGTGCATACAGCAAAATCATAAAACTTCCCAATTGTTATTCTTTGTAAATTAAAATGGTTAATCTCTTGACTTTTACGCAAACACTTTGAAGTTAAAAGGCAGATTAGACGGTAATTTCAGCAATATTCCACGAAGTTTGAATTATTGTTAAAATATCTCCAACAAAGTGTAGGTGAAGACTCTATAATTCAACGAGAAACAACTATCCACATAGGGTCTTCATCGCGGCTTCAGTGAAATTCTGAGTATGCGGTAATGGTTCACTTTGTGGTATTCATGATTCCTCATTCCTTATCAAGAGAGGAGGTCAAATGACAATAAGTCCTCCGGAGCGAGAGGAAAAGAAGGCAAGAGTAATCGTCGATAACGATCCGGTTCCAACCTCATTCGAGAGATGGGCGCAACCTGGACACTTTGACAGATCCTTAGCCAGAGGTCCCAAAACCACCACATGGATTTGGAACCTGCACGCACTCGCCCATGATTTCGATACACATACAAGCGATTTAGAAGACATATCCCGCAAGATATTCTCAGCCCACTTCGGCCACCTGGCTGTAGTGATGGTTTGGTTGAGCGGGATGATTTTCCACGGCGCGAAGTTTTCTAACTACGAAGCTTGGCTAAGTGACCCGTTAAACGTTAAGCCTAGCGCTCAAGTCGTTTGGCCTATTGTTGGGCAAGACATTTTAAACGGTGATGTTGGCGGTGGTTTCCACGGCATTCAAATCACCTCCGGTTTGTTCCAAGTATGGCGTGGTTGGGGGATTACAAACTCCTTCCAGCTTTATGTAACTGCGATCGGTGGCTTGGTATTAGCAGGCTTATTCCTATTTGCCGGCTGGTTCCACTACCACAAACGCGCTCCTAAACTGGAATGGTTCCAGAATGTGGAGTCGATGCTGAATCACCACTTGCAAGTATTGCTAGGTTGTGGTTCCTTGGGATGGGCAGGTCACTTAATCCACGTGTCCAATCCGACCAACAAGCTTTTGGATGCAGGTGTTGCTCTCAAAGACATCCCCTTGCCCCACGAGTTCATCTTGAACAAAGACTTGTTGACCGAGTTGTATCCCAGCTTTGCTGCTGGTTTAGCACCTTTCTTCACCTTGAATTGGGGTCAGTATGCTGACATCCTTACCTTCAAGGGCGGTCTGAACCCAGTAACTGGTGGCTTGTGGATGAGTGACATTGCTCATCACCACTTAGCGATCGCAGTTCTCTTTATCGTTGCTGGTCATCAGTACCGTACCAACTGGGGTATTGGTCACAGCATTAAAGAGATCCTCGAAAACCACAAAGGTCCTTTCACTGGTGAAGGTCACAAAGGTCTCTACGAAAACCTGACCACATCTTGGCACGCTCAATTGGCTACTAACCTAGCCTTCTTGGGTTCACTGACCATCATCATCGCGCATCACATGTACGCGATGCCCCCCTATCCATACTTGGCAACTGATTACGCTACGCAGTTGTGCATATTCACACACCATATGTGGATCGGTGGCTTCTTGATTGTTGGTGGAGCGGCTCACGCTGCTATCTTCATGGTGCGGGATTACGATCCTGTTGTGAACCAAAACAACGTACTGGATCGGGTGATTCGTCACCGCGACGCGATTATTTCTCACCTGAACTGGGTATGTATTTTCCTCGGCTTCCATAGCTTTGGACTTTACATCCACAACGACACAATGCGCGCATTGGGTCGTCCTCAAGACTTGTTCTCTGATACAGGGATTCAATTGCAGCCAGTATTTGCCCAGTGGATACAAAATATCCACGCCTTGGCTCCTGGTACAACTGCACCTAATGCCCTAGAACCAGTTAGTTATGTCTTTGGCGGCGGTATTTTGGCTGTTGGCGGAAAAGTGGCAGCTGCACCCATTGTTTTGGGCACAGCCGACTTCCTAATTCACCACATTCACGCCTTCACAATTCACGTCACCGTCCTAATTCTGCTCAAAGGTGTGCTGTACGCCCGTAGCTCTCGTCTGATTCCAGACAAAGCAAACTTGGGCTTCCGCTTCCCCTGCGACGGGCCTGGTCGTGGCGGTACTTGTCAAGTGTCTGGTTGGGATCACGTATTCCTCGGACTCTTCTGGATGTACAACTCCATATCAATTGTAATTTTCCACTTCAGCTGGAAGATGCAATCAGATGTCTGGGGAACCGTAGATGCAGATGGTACTGTGACTCACATCACTGGTGGTAACTTTGCCCAAAGTGCTATTACCATCAACGGTTGGTTGCGGGACTTCTTGTGGGCACAAGCTACACAAGTCATCAATTCCTATGGCAGCGCGCTATCTGCCTATGGTCTACTCTTCTTAGGCGCTCACTTTGTCTGGGCATTCAGCTTGATGTTCCTGTTCAGTGGTCGCGGCTACTGGCAAGAACTAATTGAGTCCATAGTTTGGGCGCATAACAAACTGAAGGTAGCTCCAGCAATTCAGCCTCGCGCTCTGAGCATTATTCAGGGTCGGGCTGTAGGGGTAGCTCACTACCTCTTAGGAGGAATTGCCACCACTTGGGCATTCTTCCATGCACACATCCTTTCAGTAGGGTAGCAATCAGTTATTGAGTACTGAGGACTGAGTGCTGAGTCAAAACTCAGAACTCAGGACTCAGAACTCAGGACTCTAGACGCTGATATTTGATGGCTAAAGGTCAGAGGATTTATTAAACCTATGGCGACAAAATTTCCGAAATTTAGCCAGGATCTCGCACAGGACCCGACGACTCGTCGGATATGGTATGCGATCGCTACAGGCAACGATTTTGAAACCCATGATGGCATGACGGAAGAAAATCTTTACCAAAAGATTTTCGCAACTCACTTCGGTCACTTGGCAATCATCTTCCTGTGGGCATCCAGCCTCCTGTTCCACGTAGCCTGGCAAGGTAACTTCGAACAGTGGATTAAAGATCCCCTTCACATCCGTCCCATCGCCCATGCGATTTGGGATCCCCACTTTGGTAAACCAGCGATCGAAGCTTTTACCCAAGCGGGCGCTAGTAATCCGGTAAACATTACCTACTCTGGTCTCTACCATTGGTGGTATACCATCGGTATGCGGAATAACGGCGAACTGTACAACGGTTCAGTTTTCTTGCTGGTATTCGCTGCTGTACTACTGTTTGCTGGTTGGTTGCACTTGCAACCCAAGTACCGTCCTAGCTTGGCATGGTTTAAGAGCGCTGAACATCGCCTTAACCACCACTTAGCAGGTTTGTTTGGTGTTAGTTCATTGGCTTGGGCTGGTCACTTAATTCACGTTGCTGTCCCCGAATCTCGCGGTCAGCACGTAGGTTGGGATAACTTCCTCAACACCCCACCTCACCCAGCTGGTTTGACACCATTCTTTACAGGCAACTGGGGTGTTTACTCTGAAAATCCTGACACTCTTGGACATGTATTTGGGACATCTCAAGGTGCAGGAACTGCAATTCTAAGTTTCTTGGGTGGCTTCCATCCTCAGACAGAAGCTTTGTGGTTGACTGACATCGCTCACCACCACTTAGCGATCGCAGTTTTATTCATCGTTGCCGGTCACATGTACCGGACAAACTTTGGGATTGGTCACAGTCTCAAAGAAGCATTAAATGCCAAGAGTTTCTTCGGCATTCCTGTTGAAGGCCCGTTCAACTTACCTCACCAAGGTATCTACGACACCTACAACAACTCCTTGCACTTCCAATTGGGTTGGCACTTAGCAGCGCTAGGTGTTGTAACCTCTCTGGTAGCGCAACACATGTACTCCATGCCTTCCTACGCATTTATTGCGAAGGACTACACAACCCAGGCAGCGTTGTACACGCATCACCAGTATATTGCTGGATTCCTGATGCTTGGTGCTTTTGCTCACGGTGCAATCTTCTGGGTACGTGACTACGACCCAGAGCAAAATAAAGGTAACGTTCTTGACCGCGTGCTGAAGCACAAAGAAGCGATTATTTCCCACCTCAGCTGGGTATCACTTTTCTTAGGCTTCCACACCCTTGGTCTGTACGTACACAACGACGTAGTAGTTGCTTTCGGTACTCCTGAAAAGCAAATCTTGATTGAGCCAGTATTTGCTCAATTCGTCCAAGCTGCAAACGGTAAAGTACTGTACGGTTTAGATGCTTTGCTATCTAACCCAGATAGTATTGCT
Protein-coding sequences here:
- the psaA gene encoding photosystem I core protein PsaA; the encoded protein is MTISPPEREEKKARVIVDNDPVPTSFERWAQPGHFDRSLARGPKTTTWIWNLHALAHDFDTHTSDLEDISRKIFSAHFGHLAVVMVWLSGMIFHGAKFSNYEAWLSDPLNVKPSAQVVWPIVGQDILNGDVGGGFHGIQITSGLFQVWRGWGITNSFQLYVTAIGGLVLAGLFLFAGWFHYHKRAPKLEWFQNVESMLNHHLQVLLGCGSLGWAGHLIHVSNPTNKLLDAGVALKDIPLPHEFILNKDLLTELYPSFAAGLAPFFTLNWGQYADILTFKGGLNPVTGGLWMSDIAHHHLAIAVLFIVAGHQYRTNWGIGHSIKEILENHKGPFTGEGHKGLYENLTTSWHAQLATNLAFLGSLTIIIAHHMYAMPPYPYLATDYATQLCIFTHHMWIGGFLIVGGAAHAAIFMVRDYDPVVNQNNVLDRVIRHRDAIISHLNWVCIFLGFHSFGLYIHNDTMRALGRPQDLFSDTGIQLQPVFAQWIQNIHALAPGTTAPNALEPVSYVFGGGILAVGGKVAAAPIVLGTADFLIHHIHAFTIHVTVLILLKGVLYARSSRLIPDKANLGFRFPCDGPGRGGTCQVSGWDHVFLGLFWMYNSISIVIFHFSWKMQSDVWGTVDADGTVTHITGGNFAQSAITINGWLRDFLWAQATQVINSYGSALSAYGLLFLGAHFVWAFSLMFLFSGRGYWQELIESIVWAHNKLKVAPAIQPRALSIIQGRAVGVAHYLLGGIATTWAFFHAHILSVG
- the psaB gene encoding photosystem I core protein PsaB → MATKFPKFSQDLAQDPTTRRIWYAIATGNDFETHDGMTEENLYQKIFATHFGHLAIIFLWASSLLFHVAWQGNFEQWIKDPLHIRPIAHAIWDPHFGKPAIEAFTQAGASNPVNITYSGLYHWWYTIGMRNNGELYNGSVFLLVFAAVLLFAGWLHLQPKYRPSLAWFKSAEHRLNHHLAGLFGVSSLAWAGHLIHVAVPESRGQHVGWDNFLNTPPHPAGLTPFFTGNWGVYSENPDTLGHVFGTSQGAGTAILSFLGGFHPQTEALWLTDIAHHHLAIAVLFIVAGHMYRTNFGIGHSLKEALNAKSFFGIPVEGPFNLPHQGIYDTYNNSLHFQLGWHLAALGVVTSLVAQHMYSMPSYAFIAKDYTTQAALYTHHQYIAGFLMLGAFAHGAIFWVRDYDPEQNKGNVLDRVLKHKEAIISHLSWVSLFLGFHTLGLYVHNDVVVAFGTPEKQILIEPVFAQFVQAANGKVLYGLDALLSNPDSIAYTAWPNYANVWLPGWLDAINAGTNSLFLTIGPGDFLVHHAIALGLHTTTLILVKGALDARGSKLMPDKKDFGYAFPCDGPGRGGTCDISAWDSFYLATFWMLNTLGWVTFYWHWKHLGIWQGNVAQFNENSTYLMGWFRDYLWANSAQLINGYNPYGVNNLSVWAWMFLFGHLVWATGFMFLISWRGYWQELIETLVWAHERTPLANLVRWKDKPVALSIVQARVVGLAHFTVGYIVTYAAFLIASTAGKFG